The genomic segment CGTCGAGCAGTTTCAGCAGGTAGAGCCGGAGACGGCCGTGGGCGAAAACGGGGGGCATGTCAGAGCGCCTTTCCGGTCGGCTCGGCAACGTACGGTTCATCCTCGGACGGCGGGCGGCGCAGCAGCGCGATCGAGCCGGACACGGTCGTCGCCCTCAGCTTGCCGGTGCCGGAGCCCAGTGTGCCGGTGATCTTCTTCGCGCCCCACTGGCCACTGACCCGCAGGTCCTCGAAGGCGTTGGAGACGGCGCCGCTCGCGGTGTTCGCCTCGACCCGGGCGTCCGCCGGGTGGGGCAGCCGGATCGCGATCTCGCCGGAGACCGTGGTCAGCCGGATGTCGGCCGGCGCTCCGGAGGCGTCGACGTCCAGCACCATGTCGCCGCTGACGGACTCGGCGCGCACCGAGGTGCTGGCGCCCTCCACCACGGTCAGGTCGCCGGAGACCGACGTGAACCGCAGGTCGCCCGTGACGGACTGCGCCTCCAGGCCACCGGAGACCGTCTCGCCGCGCACCTCCCCGGTGAGCCCGACGAGCGTGGTGTCGCCGGTGACGCCGCGTACGTCCGTACGGCCCCGGATGCCCGAGACGAACGCCCCGGCGCCGACGACGCCGACCTCCACCGACGCGGAGGCGGGGACCGCGAGGGTGACCGCCGCGCTGCGGGAGCGCCCGTTGCGGTCGAGCCACTTGAGGAAGCTCTTCCAGGCGAGGTCCTCGTAGGTCACGGTCAGGACGCCGTCCTCGAGGGTGACGATCAGCGGCGGGCCGTCGATGGCGGAGACCTCCAGCCGGGCTTCCGGCTCGTCGGAGCCGACCACGTTGACGGTGCCGTTGACGATCCGCACCTTGAGCGCGGTCACCTGCTCGGCGAAGGCGAGTTTCAGTGGCTCGGCGACGGTCCACGTCGACACAGGCATGGGTGTGACCTCCAGAGAGCATGGCACGACGCAACATATCGCGTCTCTCGTTCAACACGATATATCGCGGATGGGTGGAGTCAAGGGCGAGCGGTCCGGCCGCAGCGCCAAAAGGGGTCACATGCGGATGAATTGCCCTAGCGTGTGAGGCATGAACGCGACACCCGTGGGGGCGCTGCTGCTGTGCCGGGCCGACCCTGAGACCGTGCGCCCCCTGGCCCACCTCCTGCGCGAGCGGATGCTGATCACCCCCGCCGGTACGGAGTGGAGCGTGCTGGTGCCGGAGGGACGGGCCTGGCGGGACACCCCCGCCGAACCGGCCGAGCCCGTCGACCGGGTACTGGCGGGCTGGGCGGCGGCCCTCGCGGTCGCCGCCACCTGGCCGGTCGTCGCGCTCTGGTGGGACGACGCCCGGGCGGGCTGCACGCTGGCGTCCGGCTTCCGCCGCCCGGTGGGGTACGTCTGGCTGGCGGACGGCACCCCGGTCGGCGAGGACGAGGCGATGACCACGTTCGCGGCGCGGCTGGACCTCGACCCGGTCCTCGACGTACAGGCCCTGCAGACCCTGACCCGCCCCGACCCGCACGCGGACGGCTGCGCGCGGCTACGGAGACTGCTCGGCCTCCTCACCCGTACCGGGGTGGAGCTGCGGCCCGGGCTGGAACCGGGTCGGAGCGCGGAGGAACTGCGGGAGGCGGCCGAGGCGCTGCCGGGGACCGGGCGGGTCGAGTGGGCGGGCTGGCGCGACGCCGTACGCGTGGAACTCGACGCGGTGGAGGGCAGCGGCCTCGGCCCCTGGATGCTCGGCCCCCGGGCGCGGGCGGTGGCCACCACACAGGTGGCCGTCGGCGCCCCGCTGGCCCTCTGGGGGGCGTACCGCCGCAGCGGCGGATGGACGGCGGCCGGCACGCTCCTGCTCGCGCAGGGGGTGCTGGGACTCGCGTACAACGAGGTCAGAGCGGGGACGTTCGTACGGGAGACGGTGCCGCGCCGGTGAGCGGAGCCGCACCGGCGAGGACACCCACCGCGTGACTACTCGTCGTCGTCCTCGTCGTCCAGACGCGCCAGCCAGGTCGCCAGCCGCTCGACCGGCACCTCGAAATCGGGGTTGAGGTCGACGAAGGTACGCAGCTGCTCGGCCAGCCACTCGAAGGTGACCTCCTCCTCGCCGCGCCGCTTCTCCAGTTCCTCGATGCCACGGTCGGTGAAATACACAACGTGCTCCTGATGCCTGCGGATGTTCTGCCCTCTCAGAGTAGGGCGCGGTGGGATCTGCACGGGAACAGGGACCGGCCCCCACCGTGATGCTGAGGTGGGGGCCGGTCCCTGTCGACGGCTGGTACCGCCGGAGTGCGTACGACTGCCGGTCAGGCCTCGAAGACCTCGGCGACCAGCTGAGCCTGCTCCGCCTGGTGACGCTTGGCCGAACCGACGGCCGGCGACGAGCTGTGCGACCGCGAGATGCGGCGCAGACGCTCGTTGTGCGGGACGTCGGCACCCACGGCCAGGTCCAGGTGGTCGATCAGGTTGAGCGCGATGAACGGCCACGCACCCTGGTTCGCCGGCTCCTCCTGCGCCCAGAGGTACTTCTCGGCGTTCGGGTACTTGGCGATCTCGGCCTGGAGCTCCGCACCCGGCAGCGGGTACAGGCGCTCCAGCCGGATGATCGCGGTCTCCGTGTCGCCGCGCTTCTGGCGCTCGGCGTCGAGGTCGTAGTACAGCTTGCCGGCGCAGAAGACGACCTTGCGGACGCTCTCGGGCGTCACCGACGCGTCACCGATCACCGGGCGGAAGCCGCCGGTGGTGAACTCCTCCGCCTTCGAGGACGCCGCCTTGAGGCGGAGCATCGACTTCGGGGTGAAGACGATCAGCGGCTTGTGGTGCGGGTTGTGCACCTGCCACCGCAGGAGGTGGAAGTAGTTCGACGGCAGCGTCGGCATGGCGACCGTCATGTTGTCCTGGCCGCACATCTGGAGGAAGCGCTCCGGGCGGGCGGACGAGTGGTCCGGGCCCTGGCCCTCGTAACCGTGCGGGAGCAGCAGGGTGACGCCGGAGGTCTGGCCCCACTTCTGCTCGGCCGAGGAGATGAACTCGTCCACGACGGTCTGCGCGCCGTTGACGAAGTCACCGAACTGCGCCTCCCAGACGACCAGCGACTCCGGGCGGGCCAGCGAGTAGCCGTACTCGAAGCCCATCGCCGCGTACTCGCTGAGCAGCGAGTCGTAGACGTTGTAACGGGCCTGGTCCTCGGTCAGGTAGAGCAGCGGGGTGTAGTCCTCGCCGGTCACCTGGTCGACCAGCACCGCGTGGCGCTGGCCGAACGTGCCGCGGCGGGTGTCCTGGCCGGCGAGCCGGACCGGGGTGCCCTCCATCAGCAGCGAACCGATGGCGAGGGTCTCGCCCATGCCCCAGTCGATGGTGCCGTTCTCCACCGAGGCGGCACGGCGCTGCATCTGCGGCATCAGGCGCGGGTGCACCGTGATGTGCTCGGGGATGTTGACCTGGGACTCGGCGATCCGCTTGACGACCTCGGAGGAGATCGAGGTGTCCACGGCGACCGGGAAGGCCGCCTGCGGCTCGCGGACGTGCGGGGCGGCCGACTGCGAGGTGGCCTCGCGGACCTCCGCGAAGACCTTCTCCAGCTGGCCCTGGAAGTCCTGGAGCGCCTGCTCGGCCTCTTCCAGCGTGATGTCGCCGCGACCGATGAGCGACTCGGTGTAGAGCTTGCGCACCGAGCGCTTCTTGTCGATCAGGGTGTACATCTGCGGGTTGGTGAACTCCGGGTTGTCGCCCTCGTTGTGACCGCGGCGGCGGTAGCAGATGAGGTCGATCACGACGTCCTTGTTGAACGCCTGACGGAACTCGAAGGCGAGGCGCGCGACGCGGACCACGGCCTCCGGGTCGTCGCCGTTGACGTGGATGATCGGCGCCTCGATCATGCGCGCCACGTCGGTGGCGTACATCGAGGAACGCGAGGACTCCGGGGCGGCGGTGAAGCCGACCTGGTTGTTGATCACCACGTGCACGGTGCCACCGGTGCGGTAGCCGCGCAGCTGCGAC from the Streptomyces sp. NBC_01335 genome contains:
- a CDS encoding DUF6104 family protein yields the protein MYFTDRGIEELEKRRGEEEVTFEWLAEQLRTFVDLNPDFEVPVERLATWLARLDDEDDDE
- a CDS encoding DUF4097 family beta strand repeat-containing protein produces the protein MPVSTWTVAEPLKLAFAEQVTALKVRIVNGTVNVVGSDEPEARLEVSAIDGPPLIVTLEDGVLTVTYEDLAWKSFLKWLDRNGRSRSAAVTLAVPASASVEVGVVGAGAFVSGIRGRTDVRGVTGDTTLVGLTGEVRGETVSGGLEAQSVTGDLRFTSVSGDLTVVEGASTSVRAESVSGDMVLDVDASGAPADIRLTTVSGEIAIRLPHPADARVEANTASGAVSNAFEDLRVSGQWGAKKITGTLGSGTGKLRATTVSGSIALLRRPPSEDEPYVAEPTGKAL